Proteins encoded together in one Bactrocera neohumeralis isolate Rockhampton chromosome 4, APGP_CSIRO_Bneo_wtdbg2-racon-allhic-juicebox.fasta_v2, whole genome shotgun sequence window:
- the LOC126755874 gene encoding poly(A) polymerase type 3-like: MWNGDSRPQNVVSSTTAGPRDGYKPNNGKARNGALQQQQQQQKPVKQLGLTSAISLAEPSTEELLQTAELHKALEPFGVFETQAELNQRMQILAKLNTLVKQWIKDVSVAKHVPEAAAEKLGGKVYTFGSYRLGVHHRGADIDALCVAPLYVERADYFTTFFELLKQQAEVTECRAVEEAFVPVIKMKFDDIEIDLLFASLSLKEIPDDFSLSDNNLLRNLDPRSVRSLNGCRVTDEILELVPNIENFRLTLRAIKLWAKKHGIYSNSMGYFGGVTWAMLVARTCQLYPNATAATLVHKFFLVFSRWQWPHPVLLRQPENVNLRFPVWDPRVNAADRYHLMPIITPAYPQQNSTFNVLESTKNVIVNELNRGLSTVDEIMRGNASWNRLFEAPSFFYTYRHFLVLSASSTTASDQLEWCGLVESRIRLLVANLERNEHISLARVNPKSFDYKQNGEKTQIGSGIPTACQAPFCALWFIGLEFKSVKNLNVDLTACIQTFTDQVMQHAANIKMLKYGMQLDTCHVKRKDLSQYLDKDFLKRERKAMEQHKSFDNAISAKTKRSSSELSSEEEGGTAKKSRSSGSEDSS, from the exons ATGTGGAACGGCGACTCACGTCCACAGAATGTAGTAAGCTCTACAACGGCTGGACCACGTGATGGTTACAAGCCTAACAATGGGAAAGCTAGAAATGGAGCTctccagcagcagcagcaa CAGCAGAAGCCAGTCAAGCAGCTCGGTTTGACATCTGCCATCAGCTTGGCTGAGCCCAGTACTGAAGAATTACTGCAGACAGCTGAATTACACAAAGCTTTAGAACCATTTGGCGTCTTCGAAACTCAAGCGGAGCTTAATCAGCGCATGCAAATCTTAGCCAAGCTCAATACGCTCGTCAAGCAGTGGATTAAAGATGTCTCCGTGGCAAAGCATGTGCCCGAGGCCGCTGCTGAGAAATTGGGTGGCAAAGTCTACACTTTCGGTTCATATCGCCTAGGCGTACATCATAGAGGCGCCGATATTGATGCGCTCTGTGTGGCGCCACTTTATGTCGAACGTGCGGATTACTTTACAACATTCTTTGAGTTGCTGAAGCAGCAAGCCGAAGTGACCGAGTGTCGTGCGGTGGAAGAGGCCTTCGTGCCGgtcataaaaatgaaatttgacgacattgaaattgatttgttgTTTGCGAGTCTGTCGCTCAAAGAGATACCGGACGACTTCAGTTTGAGTGATAATAATTTGCTGCGCAATCTGGATCCACGCTCGGTGCGCAGTTTGAATGGCTGCCGCGTGACCGACGAAATACTGGAGCTAGTGCCGAATATAGAGAACTTCCGCTTGACGTTGCGAGCGATCAAGTTGTGGGCGAAAA AACATGGCATTTACTCAAATTCGATGGGATACTTTGGTGGCGTGACATGGGCTATGTTAGTGGCACGCACCTGTCAGCTTTATCCGAATGCGACGGCCGCCACTTTGGTGCATAAATTCTTTCTGGTCTTCTCACGTTGGCAGTGGCCACATCCAGTCTTGCTCAGACAACCCGAAAATGTGAACTTACGGTTTCCG gTTTGGGACCCACGTGTCAACGCTGCGGATCGCTATCATCTAATGCCCATCATAACACCGGCATATCCACAACAAAATTCCACATTCAACGTGTTGGAGTCAACTAAAAACGTTATAGTCAATGAACTTAATCGTGGCTTGTCTACGGTCGATGAAATCATGCGCGGCAATGCTTCATGGAACCGACTCTTCGAGGCGCCGAGTTTCTTTTACACATACCGCCACTTTCTGGTGCTTTCAGCCTCCTCAACAACAGCGTCTGATCAGCTGGAGTGGTGTGGCCTAGTTGAATCGCGGATACGCTTATTGGTTGCTAATCTAGAGCGCAATGAACACATTTCGTTGGCGCGTGTGAATCCGAAAAGTTTCGACTACAAGCAGAATGGAGAGAAGACGCAGATTGGAAGCGGTATTCCAACAGCTTGCCAAGCACCATTCTGCGCGTTGTGGTTTATCGGCTTGGAATTCAAAAGCGTTAAGAATTTGAATGTGGACCTTACAGCGTGTATACAAACCTTCACTGACCAGGTCATGCAACATGCGGCAAACATAAAAATGCTGAAGTATGGTATGCAACTTGACACATGCCACGTGAAGCGTAAGGATCTCTCGCAGTATTTGGATAAGGATTTCTTGAAGCGCGAACGCAAAGCCATGGAGCAGCATAAGAGTTTTGACAATGCAATTTCAGCGAAGACCAAACGTTCGTCATCCGAGTTGTCTTCAGAGGAAGAGGGTGGTACTGCTAAGAAGTCGCGCTCTAGCGGATCGGAAGATAGTTCTTAG